In Bacteroidales bacterium, the genomic window ATTGCAATACGATATAGCTTCGCTGCTTTATGATGCAAAAGCCGATATTCCACAGGAAACAAAAAATATGCTTCTCGATTTTTATATGGATACCGTTTCACAATATATTAATATCGACAGAAAAAAATTCAGTGAATTATATTATGGATACGTGTTGATTCGTATCATGCAGGCATTAGGAGCATATGGATTCCGTGGGTTTTACGAAAAGAAAGAACATTTCCTGCAAAGCATTCCATACGCATTAGATAATTTAAAATGGCTTTTAAATAACACTTCACTGCCAATAAATATTCCAACATTAAAAAATCTTCTTGAAAAACTTACGCTCTCTGAAAAGCTTTATAATCTTGGCAAACATGAAAATAAATTAACTGTAGCTATAAATAGTTTTTCATTTAAAAAAGGAATGCCTGATGATAATTCAGGCAATGGCGGTGGTTTTGTTTTCGATTGCAGAGCTTTGAATAATCCCGGCAGATACGACGAACTGAAACAACTCACGGGAAAAGACAAAGAAGTAATAGAGTTCCTTCAGCGCGAACCTGAGATTTACGAATTCATGAACCATGTATACGGCCTGGTTGATAAAACTATTGAAAATTATATTTCCAGGAAATTTTCTCATTTGATGATTAGTTTCGGATGTACAGGCGGGCAGCATCGTTCGGTGTTTTGCGCCAACATGCTTTATGAACATATTAATCAAAAGTTTAAAATTAAAACTACATTAACTCATCGGGAACTTAATAATATCAAAGCATGAAAGCAATGATATTCGCTGCCGGTCTTGGCACCCGTTTAAAGCCCATAACTGACAACATTCCAAAAGCGCTTGTCACGGTAAATGGGATTCCTTTACTTGAGCATGTCATTATTAAACTTGCTTCTTCAGGGTTCAATGAAATTATTGTTAACACTCATCATTTTCATGAGAAGATTATAAACTTCCTTCAAGAAAAAAAATATTTCGGAATTCAAATTAAAATCTCTGACGAAAGCGATAAGCTACTTGACACAGGTGGCGGACTAAAAAAAGCATCATGGTTCTTTAGCGATAACAAACCTTTCCTTGTTTATAACGTTGATGTTATTTCTGATATTGATTTGAATAACCTGTATTATTCACACATCTGTTCAAATGCCATTGCAACAATAGCTGTAAGAGAAAGACAAACACAACGATATTTTCTTTTCAATGAAAACATGAATTTGTGCGGATGGAAAAATACAAAAACAAACGAACAAATCATTTCAAGAAATTCTTCAGAGAAAATAATACCATTGGCATTTAGCGGCATTCATATTATCAATCCACAAATTTTTGAATTGATTACCGAACAAGGAAAATTTTCGATGACCGATGTTTATTTACGACTTTCAACTTATCGCGACATTAAAGGATACCTGCATAATTCCGGTTATTGGTTCGACCTCGGAAAACCTGAAACCATTAACGAAGTAGAGAATATTTTAAAACGTAACCATTCATTAAATGAATAAGATTATCGATAGACCATTATTCTGGATTCTGCTGCTTTGCCTGCTGTTATTGCCTTTTCTTATTCTTTCGTTTTACAGTCATCCTTCTGCCGATGATTATATAATTGCAGCAGTAATCAGGGAAAAAGGGATATACGAGCATTTCAAACAGGTGTATTTTGAATGGAGCGGAAGATATTTTTCAACAATTATCTCATTATTCTCGCCTCTTGTCTTCGGTTGGATTTTCGGATATAAAATAATCCCTTTTCTTCTTATCATTCTTTTTTATTTTAGCATCTGCTTCTTTTTTCGAAGTATTTTCCGTGAATCGTTAACACTAATAAAAACACATCTTATATCGCTTTTCATCATCATCCTTTTTTTTAACAAAATGCCTTCAACTGCTGAAGGGATATACTGGATCAGCTCCTCATTAAATTATTTTCTTTCTATTATTTTTATTTTATTTTTCTTCTCAATTATAATAAGAGTATGGAATAAGACCAATGTTAAAAATTCATCTAACATATTTCTTTGTCTGCTTCCTGTCATCATTATTGGCAGTAATGAAATAAGCATGATATTTATTGATGAAATTTTATTTACAATCATTATCACACAATTTATTTTGAAAAGAAAAATTAAACCCGTTATACTTATATCTGCTGGTTGTGCATTAATTGCAAGTCTATTTGAAATCAGTACACCCGGGAACTTTTTCAAAATGGATTCCTTCCCGGTACATTCCAATTTATTGCTTGCTTTAAAATTATCTTCCATTTCATTTTTAAAAATCGGTGGAACATATTTAAAAGACCCTGTATTTATTATTGGATCCATGTTATTTATTTCATTTCTGCCAACATTATACAAAAATGAGAACATTCAAAA contains:
- a CDS encoding DUF6056 family protein, coding for MNKIIDRPLFWILLLCLLLLPFLILSFYSHPSADDYIIAAVIREKGIYEHFKQVYFEWSGRYFSTIISLFSPLVFGWIFGYKIIPFLLIILFYFSICFFFRSIFRESLTLIKTHLISLFIIILFFNKMPSTAEGIYWISSSLNYFLSIIFILFFFSIIIRVWNKTNVKNSSNIFLCLLPVIIIGSNEISMIFIDEILFTIIITQFILKRKIKPVILISAGCALIASLFEISTPGNFFKMDSFPVHSNLLLALKLSSISFLKIGGTYLKDPVFIIGSMLFISFLPTLYKNENIQKVIIFPPYITVPVSIIIIISLYFIVSFSTGMNPALRIHNEVGFIFIFMWFYNIIVLHNYFFKLNKIEMIEVPDLLIKLLSIGAIIIIVSDFNKEPGKEISPEGNIFRAGYDLIINAQTYNSELNKREALIQESVAKNIKYLEVPALTKIPTTIHFIDISDKTYDWINISTAEYFGLDSIKISTP
- a CDS encoding nucleotidyltransferase family protein, producing MKAMIFAAGLGTRLKPITDNIPKALVTVNGIPLLEHVIIKLASSGFNEIIVNTHHFHEKIINFLQEKKYFGIQIKISDESDKLLDTGGGLKKASWFFSDNKPFLVYNVDVISDIDLNNLYYSHICSNAIATIAVRERQTQRYFLFNENMNLCGWKNTKTNEQIISRNSSEKIIPLAFSGIHIINPQIFELITEQGKFSMTDVYLRLSTYRDIKGYLHNSGYWFDLGKPETINEVENILKRNHSLNE
- a CDS encoding RNase adapter RapZ produces the protein MANQEIENKLSELFRTWSGTDLNTITELPSSGSYRRYYRICSKSTSVIGAFNNDIRENQAFFTFTKHFFRNKLNVPEIYKIADDQQIYLLQDLGNTTLFGWLTEKRKEESFSSSIIETYKKVISALPLFQIKYSKDLDYSVCYPRAMFDKQSMLWDLSYFKYYFLKLSQIAFDEQKLEDDFQTLSNYLLQTDCNNFLYRDFQSRNIMLFNNTPYFIDYQGGRKGALQYDIASLLYDAKADIPQETKNMLLDFYMDTVSQYINIDRKKFSELYYGYVLIRIMQALGAYGFRGFYEKKEHFLQSIPYALDNLKWLLNNTSLPINIPTLKNLLEKLTLSEKLYNLGKHENKLTVAINSFSFKKGMPDDNSGNGGGFVFDCRALNNPGRYDELKQLTGKDKEVIEFLQREPEIYEFMNHVYGLVDKTIENYISRKFSHLMISFGCTGGQHRSVFCANMLYEHINQKFKIKTTLTHRELNNIKA